TGACCTGCATGTACTTGTCACGGATCACCCGTCGGCGCAGCTTGAGGGACGGTGTCAGCTCGCCCGTCTCGGGTCCCCATTCCTCGCTGAGGAGCCGGTAGCGCTTGATCTGCTCGGTGCGGTTGAGGCGCGCGTTGGCGGCCTCGACCGCGCGCTCCACCTCCGCCCGCACGGCCTCGTGCGTGGCCGGATCGCCCTCTACATCGATCCCGCGCGCGGCGGCCCAGGCGGGTGTCATCTCCCGGTCGAGGACGAGCAGCGCCACGAGGTAGGAGCGGCCGTCCCCGTGGACGAGGGCCTGCCCTACAAGAGGGTGCTCCTTGAGCGTGTTCTCGACGAGGGCGGGCGAGACGTTCTTGCCCGTCGACGTCACGATCATTTCCTTCTTGCGGTCGGTCAGCCAGAGGTAGCCGTCCTCGTCGAGCCGTCCGATGTCGCCGGTGGCGAACCAGCCGTCCGCGTCCCGGGCGTCGTCGAGACCTCCGTCGGGCCGCAGATAGCCGTCGAAGACGGTGGCGCCGCGCACGAGGATCTCGCCGTCCTCCGCGATGCGTACGTCGAGCCCCTCCAGGGGGCGGCCCACCGAGCCGAGCCGGAAGCCGTCGGGACTGTTCGTGGTGACCACGCCGGAGGTCTCGGTGAGCCCCCACGCGTCCATGATCACGAGTCCGAACCCGGCCCAGAAGCGGGAGACGTCCAGCGGCATCGGCGCGGAGGCGCTCGCCGTCCACACGAGCCGGTCGAACCCGGCCAGACTGAGGAGCGGGTCCAGGATGTCCCTCCTGGCCTCCTCGTACGCGGACTGGAGAGCCTCCGACGGCTCCTCGCGCCGCTCCCGGCAGGCCACGTGCGCGCGTGCCGTCTCGTTGGCGGCCTCGATGGCGCGGCGCCGCTCCTCGGGCAGCCCGGCGAGCGCCGCCCGTACGGAGGCGGCCAGCTTCTCCCACACGCGCGGGACACCGAAGAACTGGAAGGGGTGCAGTTCGCGCGCGGTGGCGGCCACCTGGGCGGGGTCGGCGCACAGATGGACGTGGGCGGCGCGCAGCACCGGCAGGTAGATGCCGAGCAGGCGCTCCGCGATGTGTGCGAAGGGCAGATAGCAGATGTGGCCCACGTGGTCGGGGAACTCGACGACGCCGTCCAGGGCGACGCCGCCCACGAGGACGTTGCGGTGGGTGAGGCGTACGCCCTTGGGGTCGCCGGTGGTGCCGGAGGTGTAGACGACGGTGAGGGCGTCGGTGGGGCGGTTCTCGCGCCACCCCTTCTCGAAGGCGTCGGGGTTGAACAGGCGGCTGCCGGTGGCGTGCAGGGAGCCGTACGTGCGGTGCTCGCCCGCTTCGGCGGCCTCAACGACGACGAGGCGCTCCAGGGGTGCGGTGTCGTCCGCCAGGAGGGGCTCCCAGCGCGGCAGTTCACCCGCGCCCTCGACGATCGCGAAGCGGGCCCGGCTGTGCCGGACGATGTGTGCGACCTGCTCGGGGGCCGCGGTGGCGTACACGGTGACGGGGACGGCGCCGAGGTGCACCAGGGCGAGGTCGCTCAGCCAGTGCTCGGGGCGGTTGCCCATCATCATCAGGACGTGTTCGCCGCGCTCCACGCCGAGCGCGGCGTAACCGGCGGCCAGGACGGCGACCTTGCGCCGCGCCTCGCGCCAGGTGAGCGTCGACCACTCCTCCCCCGTGCGCCAGGAGAGCGCGGGAAGATCTCCGTGGTCCTCGGCATTGCGGAGCAGCAGGGCGGGGAGCGTGATGTCGGCAGGATCTCCGGGGAGTCGCAGGATCGTGGTCATGACCGCCTCCTGGTGCCATCGATTGAGCCCATCGATTGGGCGGGAGGGTTTCACAACACTGGTGTGCCAGCAATACTGTTGCACCATGACGACCGATACCGAGGGCGTGGCGACCGAGACGGGTGAGCCGACGTTCACGGTCGACGAACTCGCCGCGCGCGCGGGGGTCACGGTCCGCACGATCCGCTTCTACAGCACCAAGGGCCTGCTGCCACCGCCCGTGATCGGCCCGCGCCGTGTCGGCCACTACGGCAGCGAGCACCTGTCCCGGCTCGCGCTCATCGAGGAGTTGCAGCACCAGGGCATGACGCTCGCCGCGATCGAGCGGTACCTGGAACAGCTGCCCGCGGACCTGAGCGCGCACGACCTGGCCATCCACCGCGCCCTGGTGGCCTCCTGGGCGCCCGACTCGGCGGAGGACGTCCCGCGCGCCGAGCTGGAGCGCAGGGCGGGCCGTGCGCTCGACGACGAGGACCTGGACCGCCTCGCGGCGATGGGCGTGGTCGCCAGGACCCAGGCCCCGGGGACGTACCGCGTGGACCCGGGCCTGTTGCGCCTGGGCGTGCAGCTCCTGGACGTGCCCATCGCGCACGAGACGATCCTCGCGGCGCGCACGGTCCTGCTCGAGCACACGCGCTCGGCGGCCGGTGAGCTGTCCCGGCTCTTCCGCGACGAGGTCTGGGGCCCCTACCGCGCGCGCGAATCGGACGCCGAGGACGCCGAGCAGGTGGCGGCGATGCGGTCGCTGTCGGCGCACATGCAGCCGATGGTGGTGCAGGCGCTGGTGACGGCGTTCCAGCGCTCGCTCAAGGAGGAGCTGAGGGAGTGGCTCAAGGAGAGCTGAGCCACGCGCAAGGGCCACTCCCCCCTCGACCACTCAGACCTTGACGTGGGCCGCCGTCGCGCTGGGCGTCTCGTTGCGCGTGGCCTGCGCGAGCCGCTGGGCGTAGACCTCGGACAGGGCCGCGAGGTCCTTCTGTCCGGCCGCGCGGCCGGCGGTGTCCCGCAGGTCGAGCGTGCCGATGTACTCGTCCTGGCGGATCACCATCGTCACGGTGTCGCTCTTCGCCGGAGACTTGTACGCGTACAGGGTGCTCTCGTCGCCCTGCGGGGCGCCGTCGAGGACCGTGATCTCGCGCCGGTCGTTGTGTACGTAGCTCTCCCAGGCGGCGAAGGCACGCTCGGCGGCACGGGTGTTCCGATAGGCGATCAGCTCGTAGCCCGCGCCCTCGGCCTTGTCACCGGTGACGTACCCCACCCGGCCGTTGGCGACGGCGCCCTTGCACTTGCCGCCCGGGTCCTTGCACACGGAGGGGGCCTTCGCGCGGGTGTGCAGTTCCGTGCCGACGTGGCGCAGGGCGGCCGGCATCGTGTCCAGGGGCGGCAGGATCGTCTCGGCCTGACGCGCCGCGCTCAGCGACCCGGCGCCCTTGCCGCCCGTGTGGCCGCCCACGGTGCGGCCGTGCGAGGACGAGGAGCCCCGCTTGTGCTTCTTCTTGTCCTTCTTACCCCCGCAGCCGGTCAGGGCCAGCGAGAGGACCAGCACTCCGACGCCGACCGCGCGCGTCGTTCCCCCGGTCGTGAACCGCACAACGGCCACCCTTCAGTTGTCGTGATCATGCTCTTCGGCAGGATACGACGCGGCGGCGACGGCTCCGGTTCCACCCCTGACCAGGCGGAACCGGAGCCACCGAGGGGACGTCAGCTGTCGCTGAACTTCCCGCCGTTCTCCGCCTTCTCGACCAGCAGCGCGGGCGGCGCGAACCGCTCCCCGTAGGTCTCGGCGAGTTCACGCGCGCGTGCCACGAAGCCGGGCAGGCCGCCCTCGTAACCGTTGATGTACTGCAGGACGCCACCCGTCCAGCCCGGGAAGCCGATGCCGAGGATGGAGCCGATGTTGGCGTCCGCGACGGACGTCAGGACGCCCTCCTCCAGCAGGCGTACGGTGTCGAGCGCTTCGGAGAAGAGCATCCGCTCCTGCATGTCCTTGAACGGGATCTCGTGCCCCGGCTTGGTGAAGTGCTCGCGCAGGCCCGGCCAGAGACGGTCCCGCTTGCCGTCCACGTACTCGTAGAAGCCCGCTCCCCCGCTCCTGCCGGGACGTTCGAACTCGTCCACCATGCGGTCGATGACGCTGTCGGAGGGGTGACCGGCCCAGGTGCCGCCCGCCTCCTCGACGGCCCGCCTGGTCTCGTTGCGGATCTTGCGGGGCAGCGTGAGGGTCAGCTCGTCCATGAGGGAGAGGACCTTCGCCGGGTAGCCGGCCTGGGCCGCGGCCTGCTCGACCGAGGCGGGCTCGATGCCCTCGCCGACCATCGCGACGCCTTCGTTGATGAAGTGCCCGATG
The window above is part of the Streptomyces venezuelae genome. Proteins encoded here:
- a CDS encoding AMP-dependent synthetase/ligase, translated to MTTILRLPGDPADITLPALLLRNAEDHGDLPALSWRTGEEWSTLTWREARRKVAVLAAGYAALGVERGEHVLMMMGNRPEHWLSDLALVHLGAVPVTVYATAAPEQVAHIVRHSRARFAIVEGAGELPRWEPLLADDTAPLERLVVVEAAEAGEHRTYGSLHATGSRLFNPDAFEKGWRENRPTDALTVVYTSGTTGDPKGVRLTHRNVLVGGVALDGVVEFPDHVGHICYLPFAHIAERLLGIYLPVLRAAHVHLCADPAQVAATARELHPFQFFGVPRVWEKLAASVRAALAGLPEERRRAIEAANETARAHVACRERREEPSEALQSAYEEARRDILDPLLSLAGFDRLVWTASASAPMPLDVSRFWAGFGLVIMDAWGLTETSGVVTTNSPDGFRLGSVGRPLEGLDVRIAEDGEILVRGATVFDGYLRPDGGLDDARDADGWFATGDIGRLDEDGYLWLTDRKKEMIVTSTGKNVSPALVENTLKEHPLVGQALVHGDGRSYLVALLVLDREMTPAWAAARGIDVEGDPATHEAVRAEVERAVEAANARLNRTEQIKRYRLLSEEWGPETGELTPSLKLRRRVIRDKYMQVIDGMYTP
- a CDS encoding MerR family transcriptional regulator — its product is MATETGEPTFTVDELAARAGVTVRTIRFYSTKGLLPPPVIGPRRVGHYGSEHLSRLALIEELQHQGMTLAAIERYLEQLPADLSAHDLAIHRALVASWAPDSAEDVPRAELERRAGRALDDEDLDRLAAMGVVARTQAPGTYRVDPGLLRLGVQLLDVPIAHETILAARTVLLEHTRSAAGELSRLFRDEVWGPYRARESDAEDAEQVAAMRSLSAHMQPMVVQALVTAFQRSLKEELREWLKES